The DNA region TCTTGGCGTGGTTGCCGAACGCGAGGCGGGAGAGCACGCTCATGGGCTGGCCCTGCGAGCCGGTGCAGACGTACAGCACCTGCTGGTCCTGGAGGCTGCCGACCTCGTCGTTGGCGAGGAAGGGTTCGGGCAGTTCCATGTACCCGAGGCTCTGGGCGACCTGGGCGTACTTGATCATGCTGCGCCCTTCCATCACCACCCGGCGGCTGAGGCGGTGGGCGATGTTGATGACGTTCTGCACGCGGTGCACGTTGCTGGCGAAGGTGGTCATGAACACCCGGCCGCGGCAGTTCCTGATGACTTCTTCCAGGTTGCGGGCGACTTCGGCCTCGCTGACGGTCCGGCCGGGGCGTTCGGCGTTGGTGCTGTCGCTGATCAGCAGCAGCACGCCTTCCTTGCCGGCGGCCTCGATGCGGTGCAGGTCGCTGAGTTTTCCGTCGCTGGGTTCCTCGTCCAGTTTGAAGTCGCCGGTGTGCACGATCTTGCCGGCCGGGGTGCTCAGGATGTACCCGGCGTTGTCCGGGATGCTGTGCGTCATCCGGATGAATTCCACGTGGAAGTGCGTGCCGATGCGGACTTTCTCGTTCGTGTCGATGTCCACGTCGCGCAGGTCGATCTCGCCCTCGCGCAGGCCGAACTCGGCGAGTTTCTCGCGCACCAGGCCCAGGGTCAGCGGCGCGCCGTACACGGGCACGCGCGGCAGGCGGGGCAGGATGTAGGGCAGGCCGCCGATGTGGTCCTCGTGCCCGTGGGTGAGGATCCAGCCCTTGATCAGCCCCGCGTGCTGCTGCAGGTAGTCGATGCGGGGGATGATCAGGTCGATGCCCATCTGGTGGCTGTCGGGGAAGGCCAGCCCACCGTCCACGACCATGATCTCGTCGCCGTAGCGGTAGGCGGTGATGTTCTTCCCGATCTCGCCCATCCCGCCCAGCGGAATGACTTCCAGGTGGGGGGCGGCCGGCTGGTCCGTCTGGTCCGGGGCGCCTTGCGGCTGTTTCTTGCTCATGGATGCTCCTGCGTTTCGCGCCTGTGGGCGTCGGGCGGGGCTGTTCTGGGGCCACCTGACGGCCGTGCTGGACTCTGGGGAACGCAGCCCCGCGGGGCCAGGCGCAATGACGTGATGAATGAGGCGTGCGGCCGGGAGGCCAGTGTCGCGGTTGTGTCGTCCGGAGGTTCGCCCGGGTGCCCGGAAAACCGGTCACGGTGAAGCGGGCGGGCGTCCCTGAACGCGTTGAGAGGCAGCGTACCACATGACCCCGGCCGTCCGGGACCACCCGAGCGGCCCTGTCCGGACCGGGAAACCTGAAGGATTTCTGAGCTTCCAGGACGCGGTTTTCGGGTGTGCACCCGCCCGGAACGTGTTGTGGCGGGCTTCATGAAGGCGGTATCATCGTCCGGTGACTGCCCAACGCATCCTGGTCATCGAGGACGACCTCGACATTGCCAACGTCCTGAAAATGGACCTCGGAGACGCCGGTTTTACCGTGGAACACGCGGACTCCGCCATGAACGGGCTGATCAAGGCCCGCGAGGACCACCCCGACCTGATCCTGCTGGACCTGGGCCTCCCGGACTTCGACGGCGGCGACGTCGTGCAGCGCCTGCGCAAGAACAGCGCCGTGCCGATCATCGTGCTCACCGCCCGGGACACCGTGGACGAGAAGGTCCGCCTGCTGGGTCTGGGCGCCGACGACTACCTGATCAAGCCCTTCCACCCGGACGAACTGCTCGCCCGCATCAAGGTGCAGCTGCGCCAGCGCATCACCGAGAGCCTCACCATGGGCGACCTCACCCTGGATCCCCAGAAGCGCCTGGTGATGTACAAGGACGAGGAACTGCGCCTGTCCCCGAAGGAGTTCGACATCCTGGCCCTGCTGATCCGCCAGCCGGGCCGTGTGTACTCCCGTCAGGAGATCGGGCAGGAGATCTGGCAGGGCCGCCTGCCGGAAGGCAGCAACGTCGTGGATGTGCACATGGCCAACCTGCGCGCGAAACTCCGCGACCTGGATGGTTACGGCCTGCTGCGCACGGTGCGCGGCGTCGGCTACGCCCTGCGCGGCTGAGCTGTCCTCCCCGGCTGTCCCGCTTGGATGACCGCCGGAAGCCCGCCTGGAGCGATGCCCTAGACTGAGCAGCCGATGACCCGCACACGCCAGGCGTTCGCGCAGGCCGACGCCGCCGACTTTCTGCAGGCGCTGCCGGACCCGGTGCTGCTGATCGGCCCGGACGGCCACGCCGAGCTGAACGCCGCCGCGCAGGCCCTGCTGGGCCCCCCTGGTCACGCCTCCACCTGGACGGCCCTGTTCCCCCCGGCCGCCGCGCCCCAGCTGCACGCCGCAGTGGACGCGGCCGGCCGGGGGGAACCGTCACAGCTGCGCCTGTCCCTGCCCTCCCGCACGCTCCCGGCGCTGGTGACCGTCACTCCGGCCGGGGCGGGCGGGGCGCTGCTGCATCTGCGCCTCCCCGAGGAGACACCGGAGGTCGCCCAGACCCTGCTGGACGACCTGGGCCTGGGCGTGGTCGTGCAGGACCGCGAGACCCGCATCCTGGACGCCAACGCCGCCGCGCTGGAGATCCTGGGCCTGAGCCTGGACGAACTCACCGGCCGCACGTCGGTGGACCCCCGCTGGCAGACGCTGACGGCCGAAGGCGAGCCGTTCCGCCCGGAGGAGCGCCCGGTCATGCGCGCCCTGCAGACTGGCGAGGCGCAGCGCGACGTGCTGTACCGCGTGTTCAACCCCCGCCGGGGCGACTGGCGGTGGCTGAACGTGACCGCCCTGCCGCGCTGGACCGCCGGGCAGGCGCAGCCGGACCAGGTGCTCAGCGTGCTGCGCGACGTGACCGAGCGCCACCGGCTGCTCCAGAGATTGCAGGACAGCGAGGCCCGATTCCGGACGCTGGTGCAGGCCACCTCGCAGATGGTCTGGACCGCCGCACCTGACGGGGAATTCCGCGCCCCGCAGCCGAACTGGCAGGCCTTCACCGGCCAGACCGAGCAGGAGTACCTGCGCCAGGGCTGGCTGGACGCCATTCACCCGGAGGACCGCGCCGGCACCCTGGCCGCCTGGACGGCCGCGGTGGCGCAGGCGGGCATGTACACCACCCTGCACCGCATCCGCCGTGCCGACGGGGCGTACGTGCCCATGCAGGCCCGCGCGGTGCCGGTGTGTCACGCCGACGGCAGCGTGCGCGAGTGGATCGGCACGCACACCGATGTGAGCGCCGTGCAGGCCGCCGAGGCGCAGCTGCGGGCCAGCAACGCCAGCCTGGAACAGCGCGTCGCGGAGCGCACCCGTGAGATGGCCGAGGCCACCCGCTTTTCCAGCCTGCTGCTCAACGCGGCTGGCGAGGGCATCTTCGGCCTGACCCTGCAGGGCCGTGCGGCGTTCGCCAACCCGGCTGCCGCGCGCAGCCTGGGCTACGGCGTGGAACGCCTGATCGGTGCGGACCTTCACGACCTGATTCACCACCACCACGAGAGCGGCGAACCCCACCCGAAACACGAGTGCCCGATCTACCTCACCCTCCGGGACGGCGAGACCCGCCGCGTGGAGGCCGACACGTTCTGGCACGCGGACGGCCGGGCGATTCCCGTGTCGTACGTGGTCACGCCCACCCGCGACCACGCCGGGCAGATCACCGGGGCCGTCACCATGTTCCGGGACGTCACCGAACGCCGCCGCGCCGAGGAGCAGCTGGAGCACACCCTGCGCGAGCTGCGGCGCAGCAATGAGGACCTCAGCCGCTTCGCGTCCATCGCCAGTCACGACCTGCAGGAGCCCCTGCGGACCATCGGCAATTACGCCGACCTGCTCAGCCGCCGCTACCAGGGCCAGCTCGACGACCGCGCCGACCGCTACCTTGCCTTCCTGCGCGAGGCCGTGACGCGCATGCAGAGCCTCATCCAGGACCTGCTGCACTTTTCGCGGCTGGGTCGCGACGACCAGCCGCACGAAACCGTCACCCTGGACGCCCTGATGGAACAGGTGCAGTCGAACGTGCGCGCCTCGCTGGAGGGCACCGGCGGGCGGCTCACCTGGGAGACGCCGCACGCCGTGCTGGGCCGGCCATCCCTGCTGCTGCAGCTGCTCACGAACCTGGTCGGCAACGCCCTGAAATTCTACCAGGAGGGTCAGCCGCCGGTCGTGACCGTGCGGTCCGAGGGCAACAGGCGGACGGTGCATGTCACCGTGCGGGATAACGGGATAGGAATTTCTTCCGAGTATCATGAACGGATCTTTGATATCTTCCAGCGGCTTCACGGCCGCGCCGAGTACGAAGGCAACGGCATCGGGCTGGCCATCGGACGCAAGATCGCCGAGTACCACGGCGGCACGCTCCGGGTCGAGTCCAGTTCCGGCCAGGGCAGCACCTTTCACCTCACCCTGCCTGCCGCCCCGGAATCCCCCGCCCCCACCCCCCGAGAGACCGCATGAGCGAACAAGACCCCACACCCATTCACATTCTGCTCGTCGAGGACAACGAGCCGGACGTGCTGCTGACCCTGGAAGCCTTCGAGGAAGCCAGCGTCCCCAACCACCTGCACGTCGCCCGTGACGGGGTCGAGGCCCTGCGCTTCCTGCGCCGCGAAGCCGAGCACGCCGACGCGCCCCGCCCCGACGTGATCCTGATGGACATCAACATGCCCCGCAAGAACGGCCTGGAAGTCCTGGACGAGATCAAGGCCGACCCGGCCCTGAGCAC from Deinococcus ficus includes:
- a CDS encoding ribonuclease J gives rise to the protein MSKKQPQGAPDQTDQPAAPHLEVIPLGGMGEIGKNITAYRYGDEIMVVDGGLAFPDSHQMGIDLIIPRIDYLQQHAGLIKGWILTHGHEDHIGGLPYILPRLPRVPVYGAPLTLGLVREKLAEFGLREGEIDLRDVDIDTNEKVRIGTHFHVEFIRMTHSIPDNAGYILSTPAGKIVHTGDFKLDEEPSDGKLSDLHRIEAAGKEGVLLLISDSTNAERPGRTVSEAEVARNLEEVIRNCRGRVFMTTFASNVHRVQNVINIAHRLSRRVVMEGRSMIKYAQVAQSLGYMELPEPFLANDEVGSLQDQQVLYVCTGSQGQPMSVLSRLAFGNHAKIALRRGDTVILSSNPIPGNEEAVNLVINRLYEIGVDVVYPPAYRVHASGHGSQEELATVLNLARPKYFLPWHGEPRHQINHARLAQTLPRPPKRTLIAKNGDIVRVSEDDFKVTGTVPAGAVYVDGLGVGDVGDDVLLDRVNMSQEGVMIMTAILHPTPHVEIVSRGFVRSNRELDAQIRKVALEAVEQGMREKKRLEDVRDDMYGSVRRFVRKVTGRNPVLIPMIVD
- a CDS encoding response regulator transcription factor; the protein is MTAQRILVIEDDLDIANVLKMDLGDAGFTVEHADSAMNGLIKAREDHPDLILLDLGLPDFDGGDVVQRLRKNSAVPIIVLTARDTVDEKVRLLGLGADDYLIKPFHPDELLARIKVQLRQRITESLTMGDLTLDPQKRLVMYKDEELRLSPKEFDILALLIRQPGRVYSRQEIGQEIWQGRLPEGSNVVDVHMANLRAKLRDLDGYGLLRTVRGVGYALRG
- a CDS encoding PAS domain S-box protein, with product MTRTRQAFAQADAADFLQALPDPVLLIGPDGHAELNAAAQALLGPPGHASTWTALFPPAAAPQLHAAVDAAGRGEPSQLRLSLPSRTLPALVTVTPAGAGGALLHLRLPEETPEVAQTLLDDLGLGVVVQDRETRILDANAAALEILGLSLDELTGRTSVDPRWQTLTAEGEPFRPEERPVMRALQTGEAQRDVLYRVFNPRRGDWRWLNVTALPRWTAGQAQPDQVLSVLRDVTERHRLLQRLQDSEARFRTLVQATSQMVWTAAPDGEFRAPQPNWQAFTGQTEQEYLRQGWLDAIHPEDRAGTLAAWTAAVAQAGMYTTLHRIRRADGAYVPMQARAVPVCHADGSVREWIGTHTDVSAVQAAEAQLRASNASLEQRVAERTREMAEATRFSSLLLNAAGEGIFGLTLQGRAAFANPAAARSLGYGVERLIGADLHDLIHHHHESGEPHPKHECPIYLTLRDGETRRVEADTFWHADGRAIPVSYVVTPTRDHAGQITGAVTMFRDVTERRRAEEQLEHTLRELRRSNEDLSRFASIASHDLQEPLRTIGNYADLLSRRYQGQLDDRADRYLAFLREAVTRMQSLIQDLLHFSRLGRDDQPHETVTLDALMEQVQSNVRASLEGTGGRLTWETPHAVLGRPSLLLQLLTNLVGNALKFYQEGQPPVVTVRSEGNRRTVHVTVRDNGIGISSEYHERIFDIFQRLHGRAEYEGNGIGLAIGRKIAEYHGGTLRVESSSGQGSTFHLTLPAAPESPAPTPRETA
- a CDS encoding response regulator, which translates into the protein MSEQDPTPIHILLVEDNEPDVLLTLEAFEEASVPNHLHVARDGVEALRFLRREAEHADAPRPDVILMDINMPRKNGLEVLDEIKADPALSTIPVVMLTTSQAEDDIRSSYMRHASGYVVKPVGFENFLSAMKAFEGFWMTFVKFPPRTS